One genomic window of Caldivirga maquilingensis IC-167 includes the following:
- a CDS encoding class II glutamine amidotransferase — MCRFAALTVSDPVLVKETLLKLKEAARVDPMGPSGVVDHSDGWGLAVMQGNPRDGVLTLYKATKPIYSDSSFNTMLELITQSKGVVYSGVVHVLNADDKSVVNTITVHPVNAQVSDGELYLVHNGVVDKFKVYEYLRSKYGVRLRVELMNDTYVLAQLLARIYDDTGDLSHVLSRLAGLIRDGNWLKSALNTGILLIKPSAVNVYVTSMYSSSVLSNEKRRKYYNLFMIKSSLGAVMASSTLIKAYGLGNGTVDEVEPKGNELIQCELSLNSINCQEA, encoded by the coding sequence ATGTGTAGGTTCGCGGCTTTAACCGTAAGTGACCCTGTCTTGGTTAAGGAGACTTTGCTCAAGCTTAAGGAGGCAGCTAGGGTGGATCCAATGGGGCCCAGTGGTGTGGTGGATCACAGTGATGGATGGGGTTTAGCGGTAATGCAGGGTAACCCTAGGGACGGTGTCCTCACATTATATAAGGCCACTAAACCCATTTACAGTGACTCAAGCTTCAACACTATGCTTGAATTGATTACGCAATCAAAGGGTGTGGTTTACAGTGGTGTGGTGCATGTGCTTAACGCCGATGATAAGAGCGTGGTTAACACAATAACAGTGCACCCTGTTAATGCACAGGTTAGTGATGGGGAATTATACCTGGTTCATAATGGTGTTGTGGATAAGTTTAAGGTTTACGAATACTTACGGAGTAAGTACGGTGTTAGGCTTAGGGTTGAGTTAATGAACGACACGTACGTACTAGCTCAATTACTAGCTAGAATCTACGATGACACCGGTGACTTAAGTCATGTATTAAGTAGGTTAGCCGGCTTAATTAGGGATGGTAATTGGCTTAAATCAGCGTTAAATACCGGGATTCTACTTATTAAGCCAAGCGCCGTTAACGTATACGTAACTTCAATGTACAGTTCAAGTGTTTTAAGCAATGAGAAGAGGAGGAAGTACTATAACTTATTCATGATTAAGTCAAGTCTAGGTGCAGTAATGGCATCCAGTACACTTATTAAGGCATATGGCCTAGGTAATGGTACTGTTGATGAGGTTGAGCCTAAGGGTAATGAATTAATACAATGTGAATTAAGCCTAAACTCCATTAACTGCCAGGAGGCTTAA
- a CDS encoding arginine--tRNA ligase: MEYNPYKALVSEFKSIAGKLTGVEDLQVIKARAGFGYLSIPLHDLIRSRPSLGSEINEGIKGVKAQYLTDLRFINGFLNTNVNLINYSRLVLDSTIGLGPDYGKVPGVKRLNVIVEHTSANPLHPLHIGHCRNMVLGDSLVRLLRFMGHNVSARFYLDDTGIQVMYLALGYSKVRELAKNRIESGQKPDHVMWVIYSVTNAVAEVQRISKVLEGKSEEEYRELIKERDEWVGVIADWLSKDKELVNALVEALSSIDVNAEVARMAKMYEDGDEKVKGIVREAVNLVLKGFEETFKLFNVKFDSYDWESEIAVYSGLAKRIIMDLVKAAPKYVEFKDGVYVFRADKAAAELKLWDELKLPKFIPPATLNRSDGTTLYLTRDVAYAVWCLTNCNPDVVVRVIAVEQTHPQAQLRIMLKLLGYDASRIVHYAYEMVNLGEAKMSSRRGQAVTIDGLLDDAVKRVKAIASGRSGLNTDDVAYAVAVGAIRYYFVSVSPSKQIVFDWGRVLDMNQNSGPFIQYTYVRAYSILSKANLDHIQYTVPPTLSQEEGDLILMIGEFPEVLLRVSEDLKLENLVSFMNRLALEFNTFYEKYPVLNAEPGLREFRLALVKAVKIVLENSMNILGIPVLSRM; the protein is encoded by the coding sequence GTGGAGTATAATCCATATAAGGCCTTAGTAAGTGAATTTAAGAGTATTGCAGGTAAATTAACAGGTGTAGAGGATTTACAAGTTATTAAGGCTAGGGCTGGCTTTGGTTACTTATCAATACCTCTCCATGACTTAATCAGGAGTAGGCCTAGCCTAGGTAGTGAGATTAATGAGGGGATTAAGGGGGTTAAGGCTCAATACCTAACTGACTTAAGGTTCATTAATGGGTTCCTAAACACTAACGTTAACCTAATTAACTACAGTAGGCTCGTGCTTGACTCAACCATAGGCCTAGGGCCTGATTACGGTAAGGTTCCAGGTGTAAAGCGGCTTAACGTGATAGTTGAGCATACTAGCGCTAATCCACTTCACCCATTGCACATAGGTCATTGCAGGAATATGGTTCTGGGGGATTCCTTAGTCAGGTTACTTAGATTCATGGGCCATAATGTCTCAGCGAGGTTTTACCTCGATGACACTGGGATCCAGGTAATGTACCTTGCCTTAGGTTACAGTAAGGTTAGGGAATTAGCTAAAAACCGTATTGAATCAGGTCAAAAACCAGACCACGTAATGTGGGTAATATACTCAGTAACCAATGCCGTTGCTGAGGTGCAGAGGATTAGTAAAGTACTTGAGGGTAAGAGTGAGGAGGAGTATAGGGAGTTGATTAAGGAGAGGGATGAGTGGGTTGGGGTTATTGCTGATTGGTTAAGTAAGGATAAGGAACTCGTCAATGCTCTGGTTGAGGCCTTATCAAGCATTGACGTTAACGCTGAGGTTGCTAGAATGGCTAAGATGTATGAGGATGGTGATGAAAAGGTTAAGGGAATTGTGAGGGAGGCTGTTAACCTAGTCCTTAAGGGTTTTGAGGAAACCTTCAAGTTATTTAACGTTAAGTTCGATTCATACGACTGGGAATCAGAGATAGCGGTCTACAGTGGTTTAGCTAAACGCATAATAATGGATCTAGTTAAGGCAGCGCCGAAGTACGTGGAGTTTAAGGATGGTGTATACGTATTCAGGGCTGATAAGGCTGCCGCCGAGCTTAAGCTCTGGGATGAGCTTAAACTACCTAAATTCATACCACCTGCCACGTTGAATAGGAGTGATGGGACGACACTATACTTAACTAGGGACGTAGCCTACGCAGTATGGTGTTTAACCAACTGTAACCCGGACGTCGTGGTAAGGGTTATTGCAGTGGAGCAGACTCACCCCCAGGCTCAGTTGAGGATAATGCTTAAGCTACTTGGCTATGATGCATCCCGCATAGTGCACTACGCCTACGAGATGGTTAACCTAGGTGAGGCAAAGATGAGTAGCCGTAGGGGGCAGGCGGTGACGATTGATGGCCTCCTCGATGATGCTGTTAAGAGGGTTAAGGCAATAGCCTCAGGGCGCAGTGGGTTGAATACGGATGATGTAGCCTACGCAGTGGCGGTGGGGGCTATTAGGTATTACTTCGTCTCAGTTTCACCAAGTAAGCAAATAGTCTTCGATTGGGGTAGGGTATTGGATATGAATCAGAACAGTGGCCCATTCATACAGTACACCTACGTGAGGGCCTACTCAATATTAAGTAAGGCGAACCTAGACCACATTCAATACACCGTGCCCCCTACCTTAAGTCAGGAGGAGGGTGACTTAATATTAATGATTGGTGAATTCCCTGAGGTTTTATTAAGGGTTTCAGAGGACCTTAAGTTGGAGAACCTGGTTAGTTTCATGAATAGGTTAGCCCTAGAGTTCAATACCTTCTACGAGAAGTACCCTGTCTTAAATGCCGAGCCCGGGCTTAGGGAGTTTAGGCTTGCCTTAGTTAAGGCTGTTAAAATAGTGTTGGAGAATTCAATGAATATACTGGGTATACCGGTGTTGAGTAGAATGTGA
- a CDS encoding Mut7-C RNAse domain-containing protein produces MRAIGLVKPCEVTRGIVYVDSMLGWLSRWLRMIGVMTIYRDDFSDDELAGLGGLVITRDRGLFNRRRGDTLLLLTDNHVHWLVASLMVLNVKPIIGDNSLCPVCGGRLIKVDSRNAAGEVPVNVIKRNPTLLKCESCGKYYWVGSHHRGIGRTLNMVNELISKCSIKHNGSECLVSCLTL; encoded by the coding sequence ATGAGGGCTATAGGTTTAGTTAAGCCATGTGAGGTTACTAGGGGGATTGTTTACGTTGACTCCATGCTTGGTTGGTTATCTAGATGGCTGAGGATGATTGGGGTAATGACCATATATAGGGATGACTTCAGTGATGATGAGTTAGCCGGCTTAGGTGGATTAGTTATAACTAGGGATAGGGGTTTATTCAATAGGCGGCGTGGCGATACCCTACTCCTCCTGACTGATAATCATGTTCATTGGTTAGTTGCATCATTAATGGTGCTTAACGTTAAACCAATCATAGGTGATAACTCACTATGCCCAGTATGCGGTGGTAGGTTAATTAAGGTGGATTCAAGGAATGCTGCTGGTGAAGTACCAGTTAACGTCATTAAAAGGAACCCCACACTCCTCAAGTGCGAGTCATGCGGCAAGTATTACTGGGTTGGTAGTCATCACAGGGGTATTGGACGTACATTAAACATGGTTAATGAATTAATTAGTAAATGCAGTATTAAGCATAATGGTTCTGAATGCCTAGTGAGCTGCCTCACCCTTTAG
- a CDS encoding recombinase family protein, with amino-acid sequence MVNAVSYLRVSTEEQELGLDAQREGVVKFASMRGIEVKEFFIDQGVSGSVPALERTGFRRAVDYAKANGVNLIVVYSLDRLSRSFTDLFNLLRRLDEDGISIISVREEFLQDLNPMVRRLVLSILAWAADYERYLIRERTRAALRAKGIVKATRIDPSLAKAVTALYQYGESIRSISSKVGLSERQVRKILYSNGALTPPPGTCPRCFHRLKWDEQYNTWYCPNCGYLKP; translated from the coding sequence GTGGTTAATGCAGTATCCTACCTTAGGGTTTCCACGGAGGAGCAGGAGCTTGGTCTTGATGCTCAACGTGAGGGTGTTGTTAAATTCGCCTCAATGAGGGGTATTGAGGTTAAGGAATTCTTCATTGATCAGGGCGTAAGCGGTAGCGTGCCTGCCTTGGAGAGGACTGGTTTTAGGAGGGCTGTGGATTACGCTAAGGCTAATGGGGTAAACCTAATTGTCGTCTACAGTCTTGATAGGCTTAGTAGGAGCTTCACTGATTTATTCAACCTACTTAGGAGGCTTGATGAGGATGGTATAAGCATAATCAGTGTCCGTGAGGAGTTCCTACAGGACCTTAACCCAATGGTTAGGAGACTGGTGTTAAGCATACTGGCTTGGGCGGCGGACTATGAAAGATACTTAATCAGGGAGAGGACTAGGGCTGCACTTAGGGCTAAGGGTATTGTTAAGGCAACTAGAATCGACCCAAGCCTAGCTAAGGCTGTTACGGCACTGTACCAGTACGGTGAATCAATAAGGTCAATATCCAGTAAAGTCGGGTTAAGTGAAAGACAGGTTAGGAAAATACTGTACAGTAACGGCGCATTAACACCACCACCAGGCACATGCCCAAGATGCTTCCACAGGCTTAAGTGGGATGAACAATACAACACATGGTACTGCCCAAACTGCGGGTACTTGAAGCCTTAA
- the glcV gene encoding glucose ABC transporter ATP-binding protein GlcV → MVRVYLHDVTKVFSKSVIALDHVELEVKSGEFMVVMGPSGHGKTTLLRITAGLEEPTDGDVWIGDKLVASARKGVFIPPKDRNVGMVFQNWALYPHMKVFDNIAFPLRIKNMPRQEIEKKVKEVAEVLGIAETLDRYPRQLSGGQQQRVAIARALVKEPQVLLMDEPFSNLDARVRVMARAFVKDIQRRLGITTILVTHDPADALTLADRIAVLRRGVVQQIGLPSEVYDKPFNIFVANFIGDINLIEGFIESNGPGVLFNGGDVKIPLSEKLLEALDERSSVVLGIRPEDIVLSREELQVGDGLVNVGRGVVEISEFAGGKFNVMVRMSGIELKVVSSSSFGIGDQVNVYFNMNKIKLFNKSTETLIYG, encoded by the coding sequence ATGGTTAGGGTTTATCTGCATGATGTGACTAAGGTGTTTAGTAAGTCAGTGATAGCTTTGGATCATGTGGAGCTTGAGGTTAAGTCGGGTGAGTTTATGGTGGTTATGGGTCCCTCTGGGCATGGTAAGACCACGCTCCTTAGGATTACGGCTGGGCTTGAGGAGCCCACTGATGGTGATGTTTGGATTGGTGATAAGCTAGTGGCCTCAGCTAGGAAGGGTGTGTTTATCCCGCCTAAGGATAGGAATGTGGGTATGGTGTTCCAGAACTGGGCCCTTTACCCACACATGAAGGTTTTCGATAACATAGCCTTCCCCCTGAGGATTAAGAATATGCCCAGGCAGGAGATTGAGAAGAAGGTTAAGGAGGTCGCAGAGGTGCTGGGTATTGCGGAGACCCTCGACAGGTACCCAAGGCAGTTATCGGGGGGTCAGCAGCAGAGGGTTGCCATTGCCAGGGCCTTAGTTAAGGAGCCCCAGGTCCTGCTCATGGATGAGCCCTTTAGTAACCTTGATGCCAGGGTTAGGGTTATGGCTAGGGCCTTCGTGAAGGATATACAGAGGAGGCTGGGCATAACAACGATACTAGTGACCCACGATCCAGCCGACGCGTTGACTCTCGCTGATAGGATTGCTGTGCTTAGGAGGGGTGTGGTGCAGCAGATTGGGTTGCCCAGTGAGGTTTATGATAAGCCGTTCAACATCTTCGTTGCCAATTTCATTGGTGATATAAACCTGATTGAGGGTTTCATAGAGAGTAATGGCCCAGGGGTTTTGTTCAATGGCGGTGATGTGAAGATACCCCTAAGTGAAAAGTTGTTGGAGGCCCTGGATGAGCGTTCCAGTGTGGTTCTTGGTATTAGGCCCGAGGATATTGTGTTGAGTAGAGAGGAGTTACAGGTTGGTGATGGGTTGGTTAATGTGGGTAGAGGTGTTGTGGAGATTTCGGAGTTTGCAGGTGGTAAGTTCAATGTCATGGTTAGGATGAGTGGCATAGAGTTGAAGGTGGTTTCCTCGAGTAGTTTCGGTATTGGTGACCAGGTTAATGTGTACTTCAACATGAATAAGATTAAGCTCTTTAATAAGTCAACCGAGACCCTAATCTACGGTTAA
- a CDS encoding SIMPL domain-containing protein, which translates to MALVLMGIIALLVNSHVGYRDPNNNELTDCSLNTTVNVDGSYSASIPSSGFTVSVSIGTQSPDMNATEAYVNVVTRANEAVNLVKELGLNYTSSFSMNPQYGSYNVFEGYEASFSMTVIVPLNQTLLSELLTGLVGVRVNSVSISSYINPKLTQEAELYVLKMAVLNAYSKVNAIAGALNETVVSVKVVNEQYYVIQPYTSSLPSPPQVNPGPGSVSASVTVIAVLCKG; encoded by the coding sequence ATGGCATTAGTGTTAATGGGGATTATAGCGCTTCTAGTTAATTCCCATGTCGGTTACCGTGACCCGAATAATAATGAATTAACTGATTGCTCATTAAACACCACTGTTAACGTGGATGGGTCTTATAGTGCCTCAATACCATCAAGCGGCTTCACGGTTAGTGTTTCAATAGGGACTCAGTCACCGGACATGAATGCCACTGAGGCCTACGTAAATGTGGTAACCAGGGCTAATGAAGCAGTTAACCTAGTTAAGGAGCTTGGATTAAACTACACCAGCTCCTTCTCAATGAACCCGCAGTATGGTTCATACAACGTATTTGAGGGTTATGAGGCATCCTTCTCAATGACCGTAATAGTACCATTAAATCAAACCTTGCTGAGTGAATTATTAACAGGCTTAGTTGGCGTTAGGGTGAATAGTGTCTCAATAAGCTCCTACATAAACCCGAAATTAACCCAGGAGGCTGAGTTATATGTCTTGAAGATGGCTGTATTAAACGCTTACAGTAAAGTTAATGCCATAGCTGGTGCATTAAATGAAACCGTAGTCTCAGTTAAGGTTGTTAATGAACAGTATTATGTTATTCAACCTTACACATCATCATTACCATCACCGCCTCAGGTTAATCCAGGGCCAGGATCAGTCAGTGCATCAGTAACAGTTATTGCGGTGTTGTGTAAGGGTTAA
- a CDS encoding Sip1-related alpha-galactosidase, which yields MSVSNLITSIVISFDDGSTCNVDSPSASFNLCGFGSGELRVTSDESALLIGLTLKASKQLSKYPVSLVLNQPKPSRVLALTFLGLAGPFIGKAFGYYNYVAQGKQPRSEPPPDKPEYPPGVKASGLVESDPLDCWSYPMLVNNYGELHPYTVMVLIDSGNGSYTALFTFSNNQLTAWLDKGLVIRTYTSKPSDEVKLSYVASIATGSDPYDAVAKAVSSASRVTVFKTRSRKAKPLFMNGLGWCSWNALLSDDLSHDNVVKIVKGLRDRGVPISWVIIDDGWQDLWNGVINSIEPSKVKFPRGFKAVVDELRNLGVSNIGLWFTINLYWNGASEAFIKALNAEGFKTSRGYVPKPNLEDSFKLYDAWFRVLKSNGFSFVKVDNQWSIHHLYRGFANDAEAAAAVELGLQLAATTNGLDVLNCMSMLPGNYSNYAISNALRVSIDYIPMWRTDAKLHTMWSAYNSLLYSNFGYPDYDMWISYDPSARLIAVSRIFSGGPVYITDREPEKTNVELIKWITLSNGEVIRVDEPALPTRDILFRDPYNETVLLKLASTVNGYPAIAFMNVNKNGVRISEEFKLVNMPMKLNGQYAYYKVISGDWGIVKPDDSIKVELSELEAEVVVLAPLINGKAALGIVEKALPPYAIKATPINGELMVEAREDGTMAYVKEGRMERIRVKAGERVRI from the coding sequence ATGAGTGTAAGTAACTTAATTACCAGCATAGTAATAAGTTTTGACGATGGTTCAACCTGCAATGTTGATTCACCCTCAGCCTCCTTCAACCTCTGTGGTTTTGGTTCAGGTGAATTAAGGGTTACTAGTGATGAATCAGCATTACTAATAGGCTTAACCCTTAAGGCAAGTAAACAATTAAGCAAGTACCCAGTATCACTGGTGCTTAATCAACCTAAGCCAAGTAGGGTGCTTGCCTTAACCTTCCTAGGCCTAGCAGGCCCATTCATCGGTAAGGCCTTCGGTTACTATAACTACGTTGCCCAGGGTAAGCAGCCTAGGTCCGAGCCACCGCCTGATAAACCAGAGTACCCACCGGGGGTTAAGGCAAGTGGTTTAGTTGAGTCTGATCCATTGGACTGCTGGTCCTACCCAATGCTTGTTAATAATTATGGTGAACTACACCCATACACCGTAATGGTGCTTATTGATTCAGGTAATGGATCATACACAGCATTATTCACCTTCTCCAACAATCAATTAACCGCATGGCTTGATAAGGGCCTAGTGATAAGAACCTACACCAGTAAGCCCAGTGACGAGGTTAAGTTAAGTTACGTAGCCTCCATAGCCACAGGCAGTGACCCATACGATGCAGTGGCTAAGGCTGTTTCCTCAGCCTCCAGGGTTACTGTGTTTAAGACGAGGAGTCGTAAGGCTAAGCCCCTATTCATGAATGGGTTAGGGTGGTGTAGTTGGAATGCATTACTCAGTGATGATTTAAGCCATGATAATGTGGTTAAGATAGTTAAGGGGCTTAGGGATAGGGGAGTACCCATTAGCTGGGTTATTATTGATGATGGTTGGCAGGACCTTTGGAATGGTGTAATTAATAGCATTGAGCCAAGTAAGGTGAAGTTCCCAAGGGGCTTTAAAGCCGTGGTGGATGAGTTAAGGAACCTGGGTGTTAGTAATATTGGATTATGGTTCACCATAAACCTATACTGGAACGGCGCCTCTGAAGCCTTCATTAAGGCTCTTAACGCTGAGGGCTTTAAGACAAGTAGAGGCTACGTACCTAAGCCTAACCTTGAGGACTCCTTCAAGCTCTATGATGCCTGGTTCAGGGTGCTTAAGAGTAATGGCTTCAGTTTCGTTAAGGTTGATAACCAGTGGTCAATACACCACTTATACAGGGGGTTTGCAAATGATGCCGAGGCCGCTGCGGCCGTTGAATTAGGCCTTCAATTAGCAGCCACCACTAATGGTTTAGATGTATTAAACTGCATGAGCATGCTCCCCGGTAACTACAGTAACTACGCCATTAGTAATGCCTTAAGGGTTTCAATAGACTACATCCCAATGTGGAGGACTGACGCTAAGCTTCACACAATGTGGAGTGCCTACAATAGCCTACTCTACAGTAACTTCGGTTACCCCGACTACGACATGTGGATTAGCTACGACCCATCAGCAAGGCTAATAGCCGTCAGCCGCATATTCAGCGGTGGCCCAGTATACATTACTGACCGTGAACCTGAGAAAACCAATGTTGAGTTAATTAAATGGATTACACTCAGTAATGGCGAGGTCATTAGGGTTGATGAACCAGCATTACCAACTAGGGATATCTTATTCAGAGACCCCTACAATGAGACTGTACTACTTAAACTAGCCTCAACAGTCAATGGTTACCCAGCCATCGCCTTCATGAATGTTAATAAGAATGGTGTAAGGATTAGTGAGGAGTTTAAACTAGTTAATATGCCCATGAAGTTAAATGGCCAATACGCATACTACAAGGTGATTAGTGGGGATTGGGGCATCGTTAAGCCTGATGATTCAATTAAGGTTGAGTTAAGTGAATTAGAGGCTGAGGTAGTAGTGCTGGCGCCATTAATCAACGGTAAGGCTGCATTAGGCATAGTGGAGAAGGCGCTGCCACCATACGCAATTAAGGCAACCCCAATTAACGGTGAATTAATGGTGGAGGCTAGGGAGGATGGAACAATGGCTTACGTGAAGGAGGGGAGGATGGAGAGAATTAGGGTGAAGGCAGGGGAGAGGGTAAGAATATGA
- a CDS encoding cysteine hydrolase, protein MALNLSEDVLRDILKPNYSILVVWDVHKALYNSIFNKDEFLNALNRVIEAARRVKVPVVFTKITPYPRGFEPPASRLVQWRGGFRPEDMELVIQPQENEIVLNKNTWSIFVGTNFELLLRNSGRSTIVFTGIATEIGVETSARHAYALGFIPVIISDAVSSYNKDGHERSLQNMRMFFPVITSSELAKIWA, encoded by the coding sequence ATGGCGCTTAACCTAAGTGAGGATGTGTTAAGGGATATACTTAAACCAAACTACTCAATACTAGTTGTCTGGGATGTGCATAAGGCCCTCTATAACTCAATATTCAATAAGGATGAGTTCCTAAACGCCTTAAACAGGGTTATTGAGGCAGCCAGGAGGGTTAAGGTGCCTGTGGTTTTCACTAAGATAACACCATACCCAAGGGGCTTTGAACCACCGGCTTCTAGGCTAGTGCAGTGGAGGGGTGGATTTAGACCTGAGGACATGGAGTTAGTTATTCAGCCCCAGGAGAATGAAATAGTGCTTAATAAGAATACTTGGAGCATATTCGTTGGCACTAACTTTGAACTCCTACTACGTAACTCAGGTAGGTCAACAATAGTATTCACAGGCATTGCAACAGAGATTGGTGTTGAGACTAGTGCTAGGCATGCATATGCCTTAGGCTTCATACCAGTCATAATCAGTGACGCGGTTTCATCGTACAATAAGGATGGGCATGAGAGATCCCTGCAAAACATGAGGATGTTCTTCCCAGTAATAACCTCAAGTGAGTTAGCTAAAATATGGGCTTAA
- a CDS encoding dihydrodipicolinate reductase, translated as MGNLRVVVYGLGPIGQLITRVALERGMEIAGVIDIDPGKVGRDVGEVLGLGKSIGVKVEGDADKVLSSSKPDIVLHSTGTWLDKVYPQLVKAIKVGADVVSTCETLSWPWYRYPDLAELIDSYAKTHDSTVLGAGVNPGFIFDALPAVLSATLIRLDKISIIRSLNAAERRLSFQRKIGLGMTPSQFKEALSRGEITAHVGFAESILLTAGIIGINLTEVRESQEAVIADKHYETQYFKIEPGQVRGVDGYGVGLINGREVIRVELRACVACENFEEVRLEGEPTITWRSSGTPGDPATAAVVVNLASRVTEAKPGLITLKDLINYSYST; from the coding sequence ATGGGTAATCTAAGGGTTGTGGTATATGGCTTAGGCCCCATAGGTCAATTAATAACTAGGGTTGCGTTGGAGAGGGGAATGGAGATTGCTGGGGTAATAGACATTGACCCTGGTAAGGTTGGTAGGGATGTTGGTGAAGTGCTTGGTTTAGGTAAGAGCATTGGTGTTAAGGTTGAGGGTGATGCTGATAAGGTGTTATCAAGCTCAAAACCTGATATTGTACTCCACTCAACTGGCACATGGTTAGATAAGGTTTACCCACAGTTGGTTAAGGCGATTAAGGTTGGTGCCGACGTGGTATCAACCTGTGAGACTTTATCATGGCCATGGTACAGGTACCCTGACTTAGCTGAGCTAATAGACAGTTACGCTAAGACCCATGACTCAACTGTACTCGGTGCCGGGGTTAACCCAGGTTTCATCTTTGATGCATTACCGGCAGTGTTATCCGCAACATTGATTAGGCTTGATAAGATAAGTATCATTAGGTCACTTAACGCCGCTGAGAGGAGGCTATCATTCCAGAGGAAGATTGGGCTAGGTATGACTCCTAGTCAATTTAAGGAGGCGTTAAGTAGAGGTGAGATAACGGCACACGTTGGTTTCGCTGAATCCATACTCTTAACAGCAGGCATCATTGGCATTAACCTAACTGAAGTTAGGGAGAGCCAGGAGGCTGTAATTGCTGATAAGCATTATGAGACCCAGTACTTTAAGATTGAGCCTGGTCAAGTCCGCGGTGTTGATGGTTATGGGGTTGGGTTAATTAATGGGCGTGAAGTCATTAGGGTTGAGTTAAGGGCATGCGTTGCCTGTGAGAATTTCGAGGAGGTTAGGCTTGAGGGTGAACCAACCATAACCTGGAGGAGCAGTGGAACACCAGGTGACCCAGCCACCGCCGCTGTGGTTGTTAATTTAGCTAGTAGGGTTACTGAGGCTAAGCCTGGTTTAATTACGCTTAAGGACCTAATAAACTACTCATACAGTACGTGA